One part of the Glycine soja cultivar W05 chromosome 11, ASM419377v2, whole genome shotgun sequence genome encodes these proteins:
- the LOC114373832 gene encoding TMV resistance protein N-like, translating into MQRLPAKMIAKIARPACDVFINHRGIDTKRNVSGLLYDNLTRMGVRSFLDSMNMKPGDRLFDHIDRAILGCKVGVAVFSPRYCDSYFCLHELALLMESNKRVVPIFYDVKPSQLVVKDNGTRSPKELQRFSLALEEAKNTVGLTFDSLNGDWSEWLRNASDAVIMNLREVEEERKHARKQQR; encoded by the exons ATGCAGCGTTTACCCGCCAAAATGATAGCCAAAATCGCTCGTCCAGCATGCGATGTCTTCATAAACCACCGTGGGATAGACACAAAAAGGAACGTTTCGGGGTTGTTGTACGATAATCTTACGAGGATGGGAGTGAGGTCCTTCTTGGACAGCATGAACATGAAACCTGGGGATAGGCTTTTCGACCACATTGATAGGGCTATCCTAGGTTGCAAGGTTGGTGTTGCGGTCTTCTCTCCTCGTTATTGTGACTCCTATTTCTGCCTCCACGAGCTAGCTCTTCTCATGGAGTCCAACAAAAGGGTTGTTCCGATTTTCTATGATGTGAAACCGTCGCAGCTTGTGGTCAAGGACAACGGAACACGTTCTCCAAAGGAGCTTCAGAGGTTCAGTTTAGCACTTGAGGAAGCTAAAAACACCGTGGGTTTGACGTTTGATTCTTTGAATGG GGACTGGTCGGAGTGGCTAAGGAATGCTTCCGATGCGGTGATCATGAACTTGCGGGAGGTAGAGGAAGAAAGGAAACACGCGAGGAAGCAACAACGTTGA
- the LOC114377602 gene encoding 60S ribosomal protein L26-1-like, producing the protein MKFNPRVSSSRRKSRKAHFTAPSSVRRVLMSAPLSAELRSKYNVRSIPVRKEDEVQVVRGTYKGREGKVTQVYRRKWVIHIERITREKVNGSTVNVGIHPSKVVLTKLKLDKDRKAILDRKAKGRAASDKEKGTKFAPEDIMQTVD; encoded by the coding sequence ATGAAGTTCAATCCACGTGTGTCGAGCAGCCGCCGCAAGAGCCGAAAGGCTCATTTCACGGCGCCGTCGAGCGTGCGGCGGGTGCTTATGAGCGCCCCTCTGTCGGCGGAGCTGCGGTCCAAGTACAACGTGAGGTCGATCCCAGTACGGAAGGAGGACGAGGTGCAGGTGGTGCGAGGAACATACAAGGGTCGCGAGGGGAAGGTGACTCAGGTCTACCGTCGAAAGTGGGTGATTCACATTGAGCGCATAACCCGCGAGAAGGTGAATGGTTCCACCGTCAACGTTGGGATTCACCCCTCCAAGGTTGTGCTGACCAAGCTCAAATTGGACAAGGACCGTAAGGCCATTCTCGATCGCAAGGCCAAGGGTCGCGCCGCCTCCGATAAGGAGAAGGGTACCAAGTTCGCTCCCGAAGATATCATGCAAACCGTTGATTAG
- the LOC114375402 gene encoding NAC transcription factor 25-like: MYSMDSSSSGSQFSQHPQLPPGFRFHPTDEELVVQYLKKKADSVPLPVSIIAEVDLYKFDPWELPSKATFGDQEWYFFSPRDRKYPNGTRPNRAATSGYWKATGTDKPILASHGHHNKVGVKKSLVFYGGKPPKGVKTNWIMHEYRLADSSSNSSSKPPSSASDHAHSGKKNSLRLDDWVLCRIYKKSNSTHLPRLPLMEQNKEISREISMLPMMSTLSMANDNNTPQDSKTASSRSTSYGPLGVENDDNFFDGIFGVDHQSMQQDVSDHSQQVSSKGNFPMKRELSSQFWNGTGSSSSSRQFHYDLNYAGNSTTVEEDNSFVSLLSHLPQNTTTFHPNALLGPVGNGVLRQQFQLPSMNWNT; encoded by the exons ATGTATAGCATGGATTCATCATCTTCTGGATCTCAGTTTTCTCAGCACCCACAACTCCCTCCAGGGTTTCGATTCCACCCCACAGATGAAGAGCTAGTGGTTCAGTACCTCAAGAAAAAAGCAGACTCTGTTCCTCTTCCTGTTTCCATCATCGCCGAGGTTGATCTCTACAAGTTTGACCCATGGGAACTCCCAA gtAAAGCAACTTTTGGTGATCAAGAATGGTACTTTTTCAGCCCAAGGGATAGGAAATACCCAAATGGGACAAGGCCTAACAGAGCTGCTACTTCTGGGTATTGGAAAGCAACCGGAACTGACAAGCCCATACTTGCATCTCATGGTCACCACAACAAAGTTGGAGTCAAGAAATCACTTGTTTTCTATGGTGGAAAGCCTCCAAAAGGTGTTAAAACCAATTGGATCATGCACGAGTACAGGCTTGCTGATAGCTCCTCAAACTCTAGCTCAAAACCTCCTTCTTCGGCTTCAGATCATGCACACAGTGGCAAGAAAAACTCCTTGAGG ctTGATGATTGGGTTTTGTGCCGAATATACAAGAAAAGCAACAGTACCCACCTGCCAAGGTTACCTTTGATGGAGCAGAATAAGGAGATTTCTAGGGAGATTTCTATGCTACCAATGATGTCAACTTTGTCAATGGCTAATGATAACAACACTCCTCAGGATTCCAAAACTGCGTCTTCTAGAAGCACAAGTTATGGACCCCTTGGAGTAGAAAATGATGATAATTTCTTTGATGGAATCTTTGGAGTTGATCATCAGAGCATGCAGCAAGATGTTTCTGATCATTCCCAACAAGTGTCTTCAAAGGGAAACTTCCCTATGAAAAGGGAACTTTCGTCACAGTTTTGGAATGGCACAGGGTCATCCTCTTCAAGCAGGCAATTCCATTACGATCTTAATTATGCTGGAAACAGCACTACTGTTGAGGAAGACAATTCCTTCGTTTCTCTGCTTAGCCACCTTCCACAGAACACAACAACGTTTCACCCAAATGCGCTTCTTGGCCCTGTTGGTAATGGTGTATTGAGGCAACAGTTTCAACTTCCAAGCATGAATTGGAATACTTAG